The DNA window GCGGGCATAGTCGTTGCACGTGCGGGCGAGCTGTCGCAGCGCTTCTTCCTTCGCTCCTCGGAAATGCAGCTCGCGCTCAGCGGCGTCAGTGAAGAGGAAATCGTCCGTGCGCAGATCGAACTCCAATGTGGTTTCCGGCAGGAGCCATTCGACGAAGACTTTGTATTCGCCGTCCTCTTCTCGCTTTTCAACAAGCTGCGTGCCGCGCTGCGTGTAGGTCCACACGAGACCGATGGCCAATCGCTCCAGGGCAACGGGGCGGGTGTCGCTCACTTGAAGCGCTCGCAGAAGATCATGGTTGGGATCGCGTCCGAGTAAAGCCCGCTCGACCGGTTGCCCGAGCCATTCGCGGCTGCGCCCGAGCGCTTGCAATCGCCGTTTCAACATGTCCCAACGGCGAGTCAGGTCGCGCTCGTTCACACCCACGATCACATAAAGGGCGCGGCAGAGCGCTTCGGCCTCGTCGCCGCCGACCCGAAAGATCTCGGCGAGCACGGCGCGATGTTCATCGGGACGATCGAACGCCCGACGTTGCTCCAGCGCCCTAAATATATCAGGCGCTTTGAGACAGAGTCGCAGATAGCGTATGGCGAATTCCTTTTGGCAAGCGTCATCGTTCACCAAGCGCCAGATGATGGCCGTGCGGATGGCGCCCTTGATCGAGCTACCTGGCAAGTAGGGCTGCCCGTAGACGTCTTTCACCGCTGCGCGGATGGGGGTCTCTAGAGGATCTTGCGGACACGAGAGGTGATACGCAGCGACGTCCGATGGTGCGATCCCTTGCTCGCGCAACCAAACGGACCAGGCGAATGTGCGTCCGCTCATGGCGCGCGTGAGCGCATTGATCTCCACACCCCCCGCGAGCACACGATCGAGATCAATCACGTACCAGCGCTTGTCCCAATAAACGCCGTCAAATTTCGTGAATTGTCGCCCCGAACCCACATGAACCGGGCTGAGGCAACGCAGTATACACTGGGTCCTGCCCATAATATGCTCCTCAACTCAAAGGGCTCGTGCGCGTCGCCAAGCCCACGGGAAAAGCATAGCCGTATCGCCAGACATCGTGAGGGCACACGTCGGGCTTCACGTTGACAAGTCGTCCCGCGCACGGCAGAGGTGGACCGGTGAGCACAGACCCTTCGGCGAACATCCAGACCGTTTTGCGACGCAGATTGGCAGCTTCCGGCGACGTGACCCAGCCACGACGCGGCATCACTTCATAAGCGGCTCCATCTTGCGTCAGACGATCTAGCTCCATGACGTCTTTCGGACAGATCGGCGAAAGAGTGACGAATCGGCTGGCTCCTGGGACATCCGGGAACGTTTCATGAGCGAGACCCTCAATCTCGAACAAGCCGCAGCCAGCTCCGCGCTCGCCGCCCAAGCCGGTATCGCCGAGCACTCGTAGGACGGCATCAAATCTCCGCCGTAACGCTTCGCCATGCTCAGCATTGAACGCGACGGCGAACCACAATCCGGTTCCTCGGGCGAAGAGGACTTCGCCGAGATGCCAGATCTCCGACGCCGCCGTGATTCGATCCAGCGTCACGCGCGGGACGACGGCCGTCTTCAGGAACACGATGTCGCCGGTCATATCATCGGTCCACTCCGCGAGCCGAGTCCTCTCTTCCTCGGTCACCCATGCGATCCCGCCGTTGATACAATCGAGCTTTCGGAAAGTCACCGATTCTCCTCTCACTACAGCCGTGAAGATGCGCTCGGAGACAAAGTGCACGCGCTTGAACGCCTTTTCATCCCCCTCGGCGAGCCTGACGTGTGGCAGTCGCCCAAGCGGTTTCGGGAAGAACCGGACATCACCCGCGTAAGGAAAGGCCGAGGTGAGGAAGAAGGGCTCCGCTCCGGGTTCGCCTTCGGTGAACCAATCGAGCACGTCTCGCCGAAGGGCGTCAATTCCATACAGCTCGCGCCAGGTGGAGCAGAGCGCGGCGAAAAGCGTATCGGCCGGGACATGCATGCGCGTGACTTCCAACCCCACGCCACGCTCGCCGATGCGAAACGGCGAGCGGAAGCGCAATCGGTAGATCGCCAAAGAGGACATGGCTATCCTCCCCGAATTAATTTGCGCAGGCGATCGGCATACTCTGCTAGAGGCAACTGACGCACGTCGTCAACGTTTTCGGCGAGACGGACGATCTCGGCCTCAGCCCCTCCCTCGTAATACTGACGCGACTTGAAAACCACATTGATCTTCTGGAAGCGAATCTTCCCTGCCCCGCGCGATCCGTATCCGCCTAGGTAATCGTCTTCCAGAAGCTCCATCGCTTTGAAGACATAGCGCAACCATTCCAGATCGCGATTGGAGCCTCCGCCATTCAAGTCGTAAAGGCTGTAGACGAATTCGAACGGTGCGAAGACCGCGCCGGCGGGCACGCGCTCGTTCTGACGCGGGACGGCGGCTGCGGTGATGCGATCAATGGCGGCTTCCCACTTTATCTCGGTAAACGGGAGATCGGTCTTCGCTCGACGAAGTCGCTCGGTCGCTTCGTGATTTTGCGCCAGGTACACATCGCGCACGATCAAGCGAGCCGGTTTGAGATTCGTCCAGCCGCGCCGACCTGGCTCGCCTGGCGTCACGCCGAAGATCTGGCAAACAGGACATTCGGCGTACGCTCGTTCATCCTCGCAGACGTGGACGCGAACGACGGGCTCGCGCCGCTGAATGAAATGGTTAGCTTCCTTGCCGAAGTGGCGGTCCAGAAGCGAGCGCATCTTGCCGCGCAGCGACGAGCCGGGGATGTAGGGCTCGCGCGTGACCGGATGTCGGATGATGGGATTGTCAATGCCGCCGATGTCCAGTCCGGCAGCGGCGCCACCGATATGCAATCCGGTGACGGCTTCGATCTCACCGGTGATGATGATTTTTCCTCGAAGCGCGAGAGTGGGCATATCCATTCCTCCTTGTTTCAGCGGCCGCCTGCCGCTTGATGATAGGCGAGGATCGCCTCGAAGAAATCCACAAAGCGGGCGAATTTAGTGGCATCGGTGCCAACTTCGTCAATGGCCCAGGTCAACACATCCTTTAGCTGTTGTGCTCCTTGTTCGTTGGCGCGAGCGGCGGCATAGGCGAGCTTGGGCTTGAGGAGCACAAACTCGTTGGGGTCGAATCCACGGATCTCCATCCGCTTGACCATCCCGTAGATGTTTCGGATCTGGCTGGTCGTGAGGCGACCCTTTTGCAGTTGGGGGCCGAGTCGCTCGGCGAGATCCACGAGCGCTCGTCCGCCGTCGCGGATGGCGCGCTGGACCTCCTCGCGAGAAGGGGTCTGATTCGATGACGATGAACGATCCCGTTGCGGTTGATTTGCTCGCGTCATGGCTTATCCCTCCCTGGTGAGAAGTTCCACCCAGCGAGCGAGAAGGCGCAGCCGGGTGATGAATCCGTTCGGCTCGCGCACAATCGCCTGCTGAAGGCAGTTAATGGTTTCTTGATGAGCAGTGTATCGCTCAGCGAACCGGCTGAGGTGATACACGAGCCGCCACTGCCACTTATCATAGTGGACCAATTCTTCCAATTGCTCGCGGGTGATCTCTCGCCGTCGTTCAGCGCGTCGCCAGCGGGCTCGATTCTCGGCATAGAGGGCGTGAATCTCCATGAGTCGCATGAGGAAAGCACGAGGCAGTGCGGGCGCTGTTTCTCCTGGCCTGAGCATTCTCAGGAGCTTATCCTTCCAGTCGGCGAGGTGAACGAAATCTTCCCATCCCACGGCCGTTTGAAGGAAACTCAGCGCGTCTTTGGATCGTCCGTTGGGACGCCGAAATTCCTTAGCCTCATCGTCAAGCGCGTGTCGGGCGTTCGCGGCGAGCTGATAGAGCGGAAACTTCGGATGCTCGATGGCAATGCCGCCCGAGAGCGTCACGTGATCGCCGCCGACAAACTTGCGGAAGTCGTCGCGAATGCACCGGGCTAGCTCCGGCAGCACGCTCCAGGCGCCCACGATGAAAAGGTCATCGCCGCCGGCATAGATCAAATAGAGCGCATCCTTCCCACCCTGCCGAAAGCCGTTATACTGCTGACACAAGCGCGGCACCCAACCCTCGAAGAAAAGGCGCAGCGATTCGCTCAATGTACTCATGCGTGAGATCGTCGCCTGCCTGCCGAGACCGCTCTTGAAAATGTCTCCCAAGCTATCCACATCCATGCGGAGCACGCCGAGCCATTTCACTCCTTCAGAGGCTTGGGCTAGATCGGCGAACTCGGCGATGACTTCCTGGCCGTGTTCGTTGCGCTTTCTCGGCGTGGCATCGGCGAGCCAGCGGAAATCATAGCTCACCGGCAGATCGCCCCAACGGAAGCGGCGGAGAATGTCTTCAGCGAGGAAATCGGTCGTGTCAAACGTATAGACCGTCGCTGCCGTCGCTCCCGGAGGCTTACGCGGCACGTCCTCGCCCTCATGGACGAGCCACGCCTCCGTGCCAAACGCCCGCAAGACATCACGCCAATCCCCGAGTTCTGGCGGATCGGCCTCGGGCACAGCGAACAGCACAAGGTGAGTCGGATCGCGAAGGAGTCGTCCCAACTCCTCGAATCCCCGACAATGCTGGCATTTGCGCACGCCGTCTTCGATCTCGAGCGCGCCTTCGTTATGACAGACCTGGCAGGTGTCTTCGGCCGTCAGACCGCGCTGCCTGGGAGCGAATAGCTCGTTCAGCATTGCTGTGTCACCGAGATCACGCCATTTGCGCTGCTTCTGCTCGCTGATCCGGCGCGAGACTTCATCCCACTTGTCGGCGAAAGCTTTTCCTCCCGCCTCTTCCTCCAAGAAGTCGATCGCCGCGACCGCGGCACTATCCAGGAGCAAGGCCAGATCACCTCGATGAACTTTCCACAACACGCGGGCGATGCGCTCGCGACACTCTCGCAAGCGCTCAATGGCCTCCCGATAAGGAAGCAAAAGATAGAAATGCCCGCCGCCGACAAAGAGTATATTCGCCGGAGGCAGGCGGAACCGG is part of the Blastocatellia bacterium genome and encodes:
- the cas10 gene encoding type III-A CRISPR-associated protein Cas10/Csm1, which translates into the protein MDRDQPVILGALLHDIGKFGERTQQPLPHWAEPLRNEARYSHEPYSAVFVEEHLGRWPLDMATVRRLVLKHHVPSLPDELLVSLADRLSAYERAEAEGDEEGARGRAETTLRTVFSRLFAVSADAAQYHELAHLSLDPRTLFPRPDAVGSAVAYRALWETFICEIARVPQGDWRTLLAVLRRFTWAIPSDTRRDIIPDISLYHHLKTTAAIAACLVREGLSESDLQTLHDALTNCWKKAPLTAREEELLKRPVCALVKGDISGTQDFLYLLTSSGAARGLRGRSFYLQLLTETIAEWILRRFRLPPANILFVGGGHFYLLLPYREAIERLRECRERIARVLWKVHRGDLALLLDSAAVAAIDFLEEEAGGKAFADKWDEVSRRISEQKQRKWRDLGDTAMLNELFAPRQRGLTAEDTCQVCHNEGALEIEDGVRKCQHCRGFEELGRLLRDPTHLVLFAVPEADPPELGDWRDVLRAFGTEAWLVHEGEDVPRKPPGATAATVYTFDTTDFLAEDILRRFRWGDLPVSYDFRWLADATPRKRNEHGQEVIAEFADLAQASEGVKWLGVLRMDVDSLGDIFKSGLGRQATISRMSTLSESLRLFFEGWVPRLCQQYNGFRQGGKDALYLIYAGGDDLFIVGAWSVLPELARCIRDDFRKFVGGDHVTLSGGIAIEHPKFPLYQLAANARHALDDEAKEFRRPNGRSKDALSFLQTAVGWEDFVHLADWKDKLLRMLRPGETAPALPRAFLMRLMEIHALYAENRARWRRAERRREITREQLEELVHYDKWQWRLVYHLSRFAERYTAHQETINCLQQAIVREPNGFITRLRLLARWVELLTREG
- the csm5 gene encoding type III-A CRISPR-associated RAMP protein Csm5; amino-acid sequence: MGRTQCILRCLSPVHVGSGRQFTKFDGVYWDKRWYVIDLDRVLAGGVEINALTRAMSGRTFAWSVWLREQGIAPSDVAAYHLSCPQDPLETPIRAAVKDVYGQPYLPGSSIKGAIRTAIIWRLVNDDACQKEFAIRYLRLCLKAPDIFRALEQRRAFDRPDEHRAVLAEIFRVGGDEAEALCRALYVIVGVNERDLTRRWDMLKRRLQALGRSREWLGQPVERALLGRDPNHDLLRALQVSDTRPVALERLAIGLVWTYTQRGTQLVEKREEDGEYKVFVEWLLPETTLEFDLRTDDFLFTDAAERELHFRGAKEEALRQLARTCNDYARSIITAEQAFFRERGLQPIADFYAELETMLKDVAEGAFLLNLGWGGGWEIKTVGDLLRRMLSPEEFTALRQKYRLGENPRTHRMDLEGIFPHTRRIGYEGGAPMYPLGWVCVQPKGGHI
- the csm2 gene encoding type III-A CRISPR-associated protein Csm2, yielding MTRANQPQRDRSSSSNQTPSREEVQRAIRDGGRALVDLAERLGPQLQKGRLTTSQIRNIYGMVKRMEIRGFDPNEFVLLKPKLAYAAARANEQGAQQLKDVLTWAIDEVGTDATKFARFVDFFEAILAYHQAAGGR
- the csm3 gene encoding type III-A CRISPR-associated RAMP protein Csm3, translated to MPTLALRGKIIITGEIEAVTGLHIGGAAAGLDIGGIDNPIIRHPVTREPYIPGSSLRGKMRSLLDRHFGKEANHFIQRREPVVRVHVCEDERAYAECPVCQIFGVTPGEPGRRGWTNLKPARLIVRDVYLAQNHEATERLRRAKTDLPFTEIKWEAAIDRITAAAVPRQNERVPAGAVFAPFEFVYSLYDLNGGGSNRDLEWLRYVFKAMELLEDDYLGGYGSRGAGKIRFQKINVVFKSRQYYEGGAEAEIVRLAENVDDVRQLPLAEYADRLRKLIRGG
- the csm4 gene encoding type III-A CRISPR-associated RAMP protein Csm4, whose amino-acid sequence is MSSLAIYRLRFRSPFRIGERGVGLEVTRMHVPADTLFAALCSTWRELYGIDALRRDVLDWFTEGEPGAEPFFLTSAFPYAGDVRFFPKPLGRLPHVRLAEGDEKAFKRVHFVSERIFTAVVRGESVTFRKLDCINGGIAWVTEEERTRLAEWTDDMTGDIVFLKTAVVPRVTLDRITAASEIWHLGEVLFARGTGLWFAVAFNAEHGEALRRRFDAVLRVLGDTGLGGERGAGCGLFEIEGLAHETFPDVPGASRFVTLSPICPKDVMELDRLTQDGAAYEVMPRRGWVTSPEAANLRRKTVWMFAEGSVLTGPPLPCAGRLVNVKPDVCPHDVWRYGYAFPVGLATRTSPLS